One window of Helicobacter sp. MIT 99-5507 genomic DNA carries:
- a CDS encoding prohibitin family protein — translation MPIDLNEHLKRKNANKSDNDSNNNGGGNNKPPKNPLKMNFNPNFNKPSNKTIVGIICVVVLVFIFIAAKPFVIINSGEVGIKVTAGEYDNIPLQPGLHFFVPIIQNVIIVDTRVRTINFSRTEDMGVVGKNQGIFRNDAISVMDSRGLTVSIELTVQYQLNWATAPQTIANYGLSWEQKIINPVVRDVVRGVVGRYPAEELPIKRNDIANLISSNIEAEIGKFANQPVSLSSVQLREIVLPQNIREQIEKVQVARQEAERKKYEVEQAKMEAEKAVTLAKGEADVNRTKAQGAADAVSIEAKAQSQANKLISDSLSSKLLDLRQIETQGKFNDALRENRDAQIFLVPGGSVPNIWVDSKNPKRTSSVNSSN, via the coding sequence ATGCCTATTGATTTAAATGAACATTTAAAAAGAAAAAATGCAAATAAAAGTGATAATGATTCAAATAATAATGGTGGTGGCAATAATAAACCACCTAAAAATCCATTAAAGATGAATTTTAATCCAAATTTTAATAAACCTAGCAATAAAACAATAGTTGGGATTATTTGTGTTGTCGTTCTAGTATTTATTTTTATTGCTGCAAAACCATTTGTTATTATTAATTCTGGTGAAGTTGGTATCAAAGTAACTGCTGGTGAATATGACAATATCCCATTGCAACCTGGATTGCATTTTTTTGTGCCAATTATTCAAAATGTAATTATTGTAGATACTAGAGTAAGGACGATAAATTTTTCAAGAACAGAAGATATGGGTGTTGTAGGAAAAAATCAGGGTATTTTTAGAAATGATGCAATTAGTGTAATGGATAGTAGAGGACTTACTGTATCAATCGAGCTAACAGTGCAATATCAGCTAAATTGGGCAACAGCTCCACAAACTATTGCTAATTATGGATTATCATGGGAACAAAAAATCATAAATCCTGTTGTGCGTGATGTTGTGCGAGGTGTTGTTGGTAGATATCCAGCTGAAGAATTGCCAATAAAAAGAAATGATATTGCAAATTTAATTAGCTCAAATATAGAAGCAGAAATAGGTAAATTTGCAAATCAGCCTGTATCGCTTAGCTCAGTCCAGCTTAGAGAGATTGTATTGCCACAAAATATTAGAGAACAAATTGAAAAAGTTCAAGTCGCAAGACAAGAGGCAGAGCGAAAAAAATATGAAGTAGAACAAGCAAAAATGGAAGCAGAAAAAGCAGTAACTCTAGCAAAGGGTGAAGCAGATGTCAATAGGACAAAAGCGCAAGGTGCAGCAGATGCCGTATCTATTGAGGCAAAAGCTCAAAGTCAAGCAAATAAACTTATTAGTGATAGCTTGTCTTCAAAATTGCTTGATTTAAGACAGATTGAAACTCAAGGCAAATTTAATGACGCACTAAGAGAAAATAGAGATGCACAAATTTTCTTAGTTCCTGGTGGTTCAGTGCCAAATATTTGGGTAGATTCTAAGAATCCAAAGCGGACCTCATCAGTAAATAGTAGCAATTAG
- the hisIE gene encoding bifunctional phosphoribosyl-AMP cyclohydrolase/phosphoribosyl-ATP diphosphatase HisIE produces the protein MIDSINWTKTPLIPVITQDNASLQVLMLAYVNSEALDLSLKSGVAHYFSRSKNRIWKKGEESGNIQILKEVYIDCDNDAILFKVEQNGMACHTGNVSCFYKKLDFDGNIDLSKSQNIDLPYSTIDKLYHILQDRKTKSKDTSYTASLYAKGENTIGKKIVEEASEFAFAIKDNKNDEIIYECADLIYHTLVGLSYKDISPDRVMQELNKRFAQSGLEEKAQRKG, from the coding sequence ATGATAGATTCTATAAATTGGACTAAAACGCCTTTAATTCCAGTTATCACACAAGATAACGCTAGCTTACAAGTCTTAATGCTTGCTTATGTAAATAGCGAGGCATTGGACTTAAGTCTAAAAAGTGGAGTAGCACATTATTTCTCACGTTCTAAAAATAGAATCTGGAAAAAAGGTGAAGAAAGTGGAAATATTCAAATTCTAAAAGAAGTCTATATTGATTGTGATAATGATGCGATTTTATTTAAGGTAGAGCAAAATGGCATGGCTTGTCATACTGGAAATGTGAGCTGTTTTTATAAAAAACTAGATTTTGATGGCAATATTGATTTAAGCAAATCACAAAATATTGATTTGCCATATAGCACGATTGATAAGCTCTATCATATACTTCAAGATAGAAAAACAAAAAGTAAAGATACTTCATATACAGCCTCTTTGTATGCAAAAGGTGAAAATACTATTGGAAAAAAAATAGTAGAAGAAGCTAGCGAGTTTGCCTTTGCAATAAAAGACAATAAAAATGATGAAATCATTTATGAATGTGCAGATTTAATATATCATACTTTGGTTGGACTAAGTTATAAAGATATTTCTCCAGATAGAGTTATGCAAGAGCTAAATAAAAGATTTGCACAAAGTGGTTTAGAGGAAAAAGCACAAAGAAAAGGCTAG
- a CDS encoding DUF2393 family protein, with protein sequence MDFSYISIFDFLVFSILLIINIAIFLLGLLFGDIKRILLFCIAFILFLALPFLNVFIVDNYINKVSLELTSAKKLVYSNSFFIDGKITNQGKQDLNKCNLYLYINSLYPLQKPEFLIKLENLSLTRGKSIDFSNVVDDFKFDDKYKKISIRCFK encoded by the coding sequence TTGGATTTTTCTTATATTTCTATATTTGATTTTCTTGTATTTTCAATCTTACTTATTATAAATATTGCTATTTTTTTGCTTGGCTTACTCTTTGGTGATATAAAAAGGATTCTGCTTTTTTGCATAGCTTTTATTTTATTTTTAGCTTTACCATTTTTAAATGTTTTCATAGTGGATAATTATATAAACAAAGTTAGTTTGGAGCTTACAAGTGCAAAAAAGCTTGTGTATTCGAATTCTTTTTTTATTGATGGAAAGATTACAAATCAAGGAAAACAAGATTTAAATAAATGCAATTTGTATCTTTATATAAATAGCTTATATCCATTGCAAAAACCAGAATTTTTAATCAAATTAGAGAATCTTAGCCTCACTCGTGGGAAGAGTATAGATTTTAGCAATGTTGTTGATGATTTTAAATTTGATGATAAATACAAAAAAATATCTATCCGATGTTTTAAATAG
- a CDS encoding alpha/beta fold hydrolase: MNIIKENFSIESNGLLIYFDIYKDIEINHYKGLVQIAHGMIEHKGNYSYIANKLSKIGYIVAINDHRGHGDSIGGDISLGEMGKNGFELAMQDMHNLTLYLKNIYKPKKFILIGHSMGSLLSRRYLQEYEKEIDILILCGTPSPYFGVSFGILFLKICKTFGFNKIGKYLGHRFSFLTFNAKYQHIDSLNDGVPSGRLWTNRDENEILKHIKDSKQNFTFSINSFIGLLCGVKKVFSKYKKEVKNPNMPILFISGEDDACGKFGKGVLKAYKHIISQGYINTKLILYANARHELFVELNKDEVIDDVLFYLQNHSI, from the coding sequence ATGAATATAATAAAAGAAAATTTTAGCATAGAATCTAATGGGCTTTTAATTTATTTTGATATTTATAAAGATATAGAAATTAATCATTACAAAGGATTGGTGCAAATAGCCCATGGCATGATAGAACACAAAGGAAACTATTCATATATAGCAAATAAATTATCAAAGATTGGATACATAGTAGCCATAAATGATCATAGAGGACATGGAGATAGCATTGGTGGTGATATATCTTTAGGTGAAATGGGCAAAAATGGATTTGAATTGGCAATGCAAGATATGCATAATCTAACTTTATATCTAAAAAATATATATAAGCCTAAAAAGTTTATATTAATAGGACATAGCATGGGTTCTCTTTTGTCAAGAAGGTATTTACAAGAATATGAAAAAGAAATTGATATACTTATCTTATGTGGCACTCCAAGTCCGTATTTTGGTGTAAGTTTTGGAATCTTATTTCTAAAAATATGCAAAACATTTGGATTTAATAAAATAGGTAAATATTTAGGACATAGATTCTCATTTCTAACATTTAATGCAAAATATCAACATATTGATAGTCTAAATGATGGCGTGCCTAGTGGTAGATTATGGACAAATAGAGATGAAAATGAAATCCTAAAACATATAAAAGATAGCAAACAAAATTTTACTTTTAGTATAAATAGCTTTATTGGATTACTTTGTGGAGTAAAAAAAGTATTTAGCAAATATAAAAAAGAAGTAAAAAATCCAAATATGCCAATATTATTTATAAGCGGTGAAGACGATGCTTGTGGCAAATTTGGCAAAGGTGTGCTAAAGGCATACAAACACATAATATCTCAAGGCTACATCAATACAAAACTAATACTATATGCAAATGCTAGACATGAATTATTTGTAGAGTTAAACAAAGATGAAGTAATAGATGATGTTTTATTTTATTTGCAAAATCACTCTATTTAA
- a CDS encoding outer membrane beta-barrel protein, translated as MKKILLCLCLLFGYSMANDKDGFFLGAEIGISEVSVAASANGYSGKVKLSAPMYGFKAGYRYFFSDLIGLRGYISFKDSFVDVKLQGSNGSAHFMPIMANADIIFDFYKTQNYSFDAIVGVGLGFAILNDYSLIGKIDTSHSAFYSDARVGIGTSYDNNRLGLVVSFPITQATKKVDGIEYKIKQNYAVALTYDYKF; from the coding sequence ATGAAAAAGATTCTACTTTGTTTATGTTTATTATTTGGTTATAGCATGGCAAATGATAAAGATGGATTTTTCTTAGGGGCTGAGATTGGTATAAGTGAAGTTAGTGTAGCAGCAAGTGCAAATGGTTATAGTGGCAAGGTAAAGCTATCTGCTCCAATGTATGGATTTAAGGCTGGATATAGATATTTTTTTAGTGATTTAATAGGGCTTCGAGGGTATATAAGCTTTAAAGATTCTTTTGTTGATGTGAAATTGCAAGGCAGTAATGGTTCTGCACATTTTATGCCTATTATGGCAAATGCAGATATAATATTTGATTTTTATAAAACACAAAATTATTCATTTGATGCGATTGTAGGGGTTGGTCTTGGTTTTGCTATACTAAATGACTATTCGCTTATTGGTAAGATAGATACAAGTCATTCAGCATTTTATAGTGACGCTAGAGTAGGTATAGGAACAAGTTATGATAATAATAGATTAGGTTTGGTTGTCTCTTTTCCAATAACACAAGCGACAAAAAAAGTAGATGGTATCGAATATAAAATCAAACAAAACTACGCAGTAGCACTAACTTATGATTATAAATTTTAA
- a CDS encoding Mrp/NBP35 family ATP-binding protein, translating to MNKEVILEKLKEILYPNFKRDIVDFGFVKDIKIQDKAVEIFIEIPSNNADVIEKIKSEIKAKLGDSTQVNIKTPQIKEEEKKIKNIAPNIKHFIMISSGKGGVGKSTTSVNLAIALAQSGKSVGLLDADIYGPNIPRMLGLNLQKPMVDESIMKLIPLKAYGIKVMSMGMMYEEGQSLIWRGPMIMRAIEQMLTDVLWGELDILVIDMPPGTGDAQLTLAQSVPITAGISVTTPQVVALDDSARSLDMFKKLNIPIAGIVENMSGFVCPSCNSNHDIFGKDTTTKLAKEYDTNVLAQIPIEGKIRQGGDSGKPIVFFEPTSIGAKEYIQAAYKVNEFLENIGEVTNADIQPTKH from the coding sequence ATGAATAAAGAAGTTATTTTAGAAAAATTAAAAGAGATTTTATATCCAAACTTTAAAAGAGATATAGTTGATTTTGGATTTGTAAAAGATATAAAAATACAAGATAAAGCAGTAGAGATTTTTATTGAGATTCCATCAAATAATGCAGATGTTATAGAAAAAATCAAAAGCGAGATAAAAGCAAAGCTAGGAGATTCTACACAAGTTAATATCAAAACTCCACAGATTAAAGAAGAAGAAAAAAAGATTAAAAATATCGCACCAAATATCAAACATTTCATAATGATTAGCTCCGGAAAAGGTGGCGTTGGCAAATCTACAACAAGCGTAAATCTTGCCATAGCACTAGCACAAAGTGGAAAAAGCGTAGGATTGCTTGATGCCGATATTTATGGTCCAAATATACCAAGAATGTTAGGATTAAACTTACAAAAACCGATGGTAGATGAATCTATTATGAAACTAATACCACTAAAAGCTTATGGTATAAAAGTAATGAGTATGGGAATGATGTATGAAGAGGGACAAAGCCTAATTTGGCGTGGTCCTATGATAATGCGAGCAATCGAGCAAATGCTTACTGATGTGCTTTGGGGAGAACTAGATATATTAGTCATTGATATGCCTCCAGGGACGGGCGATGCACAGCTAACATTGGCTCAAAGTGTGCCAATTACTGCTGGAATCTCTGTCACTACACCACAAGTTGTAGCCCTAGATGATAGCGCAAGAAGCCTAGATATGTTTAAAAAGCTAAATATTCCAATAGCTGGGATTGTAGAAAATATGAGTGGCTTTGTGTGCCCTAGCTGTAATAGCAATCATGATATATTTGGAAAAGACACTACAACAAAACTTGCAAAAGAATATGATACAAATGTATTGGCACAAATTCCAATCGAAGGCAAGATTAGGCAAGGTGGAGATTCTGGCAAACCTATCGTGTTTTTTGAACCAACAAGCATAGGAGCAAAGGAATACATACAAGCTGCATACAAAGTAAATGAATTTTTAGAAAATATCGGTGAAGTAACAAATGCAGATATACAACCTACAAAACATTAG
- the thiC gene encoding phosphomethylpyrimidine synthase ThiC, with the protein MSNVNTQLFYAKHDIITKEMEFVANSEELDVNLIKNEIKKGRLIIPANINHKNLNPIGIGIATKTKINANIGSSSIENCIENEVIKTQTSIKYGADTIMDLSTGGNLDEIRKAVIANSCVPIGTVPMYQILHDLKDDILNLSVDKMLSTLEKQAKQGVSYFTIHCGFLLSHMPLIAKRKMGIVSRGGSLMASWMMHHHKENPFYSAFDEILDICRSYDVSLSLGDSLRPGCLADASDDAQFNELKVLGELAKRAYDKDVQVMIEGPGHIPLNQIERNVEIQKELCNEAPFYVLGPLVTDIGAGYDHISSAIGACVAAWKGVAMLCYVTPKEHLGLPNANDVREGIIAYKIAAHAADIARGRINARVRDDAMSDARYAFRWEEQFSLALDSDRAREYHDESLPQDVFKGAEFCSMCGPKFCSYKISQNIFKEYKGA; encoded by the coding sequence ATGAGTAATGTAAATACACAATTATTTTATGCAAAACATGACATAATCACAAAAGAGATGGAATTTGTCGCAAATAGTGAAGAATTAGATGTTAATTTAATCAAAAATGAAATTAAAAAAGGCAGATTAATCATACCTGCAAACATCAATCACAAGAATCTAAACCCAATAGGCATAGGAATAGCTACAAAAACAAAAATAAATGCAAACATAGGAAGTTCTAGTATTGAAAATTGTATTGAAAATGAAGTGATAAAAACACAAACTTCTATAAAATATGGTGCTGATACAATTATGGATTTAAGCACAGGTGGAAATCTTGATGAGATAAGAAAAGCTGTTATTGCAAATTCTTGTGTGCCAATAGGCACTGTGCCAATGTATCAAATACTACATGATTTAAAAGATGATATTTTAAATCTATCAGTAGATAAAATGCTTTCTACTTTAGAAAAACAAGCAAAACAAGGTGTAAGCTACTTTACTATACATTGTGGATTCTTATTGTCTCATATGCCACTTATTGCAAAAAGAAAAATGGGGATTGTAAGTCGTGGGGGTAGCTTGATGGCAAGCTGGATGATGCACCACCACAAAGAAAATCCATTTTATAGTGCATTTGATGAAATACTTGATATTTGTAGATCTTATGATGTAAGCCTATCTCTTGGAGATTCTCTTAGACCAGGATGTCTAGCTGATGCAAGTGATGATGCACAATTTAATGAACTAAAAGTATTAGGTGAGTTAGCAAAAAGAGCTTATGATAAAGATGTGCAAGTTATGATTGAGGGACCTGGACATATTCCATTAAATCAAATTGAGCGAAATGTAGAAATTCAAAAGGAATTATGCAATGAAGCGCCTTTTTATGTATTAGGACCACTTGTGACAGATATAGGTGCTGGATATGATCATATATCAAGTGCCATTGGTGCATGTGTAGCGGCTTGGAAAGGTGTAGCAATGCTATGCTATGTAACACCAAAAGAACATTTAGGTTTGCCAAATGCAAATGATGTAAGAGAAGGGATAATTGCATACAAGATTGCTGCACACGCTGCAGATATAGCAAGAGGCAGAATAAATGCAAGAGTTAGAGATGATGCAATGAGTGATGCAAGATATGCTTTTAGATGGGAGGAGCAATTCTCACTTGCCCTTGATAGTGATAGAGCTAGAGAATATCATGATGAGAGTTTGCCACAAGATGTATTTAAAGGGGCGGAATTCTGCTCTATGTGTGGTCCTAAGTTTTGTAGTTATAAAATAAGTCAAAATATTTTTAAAGAATACAAAGGTGCATAA
- a CDS encoding bifunctional 2-C-methyl-D-erythritol 4-phosphate cytidylyltransferase/2-C-methyl-D-erythritol 2,4-cyclodiphosphate synthase, protein MRKNITLIIMSAGESLRFRENISIKKQWIRIDNKPMWLYVADLFQERYNFSKVIITASFRDIAYMKRFCDYEIVQGGNSRQESLQNALKYVNSEFVAVSDAARCNLDFEVLDNLFAYNLDSIDCLIPTIGVSDTIFLESNGNKNYLNRDNIHLVQTPQISRVQTLLEAIKLGDFSDESSAINNYGGKVVSIKGSKILDKITFLDDLKKLNISNNNDTFIGYGFDVHRFCKNKDMYLGGVKIPCSFGLEAHSDGDVVIHSLCDALLGAIGAGDIGEWFPPDDEKYDNIDSKILLKEVATFINSVGFRIVNIDIMIMAQVPKILPYKDEMVEIFSNILNLQRQYINIKATTMEKLGFVGRSEGVCVSSSVSLKLFL, encoded by the coding sequence TTGAGAAAAAATATCACTTTAATTATTATGAGTGCAGGGGAGAGTTTAAGATTTAGAGAAAATATATCTATCAAAAAACAATGGATTAGAATAGACAATAAGCCTATGTGGCTTTATGTAGCGGATTTGTTTCAAGAAAGATATAATTTTTCTAAAGTAATAATAACTGCGTCATTTAGAGATATTGCCTATATGAAGAGATTCTGTGATTATGAGATAGTGCAAGGTGGAAATAGCAGGCAAGAATCTTTGCAAAATGCACTAAAATATGTCAATAGTGAATTTGTTGCAGTTAGCGATGCAGCAAGATGTAATCTTGATTTTGAGGTACTAGATAATCTTTTTGCTTATAATCTAGATTCTATTGATTGTCTAATTCCTACGATAGGCGTGAGTGATACAATATTTTTAGAATCTAATGGTAATAAAAATTATCTAAATAGAGATAATATCCATTTAGTCCAAACTCCACAAATCTCAAGAGTGCAAACTTTACTAGAAGCTATAAAGCTTGGTGATTTTAGTGATGAAAGTAGCGCTATTAATAATTATGGTGGTAAAGTTGTAAGCATAAAAGGCTCTAAGATTCTAGATAAAATAACTTTTTTAGATGATTTAAAAAAACTAAATATTAGCAACAATAATGATACTTTTATTGGATATGGATTTGATGTTCATAGATTCTGTAAAAATAAGGATATGTATTTAGGTGGCGTAAAAATACCTTGCAGTTTTGGTCTAGAAGCCCATAGCGATGGAGATGTTGTTATTCATTCTCTTTGTGATGCACTTCTTGGAGCGATTGGAGCAGGTGATATTGGTGAGTGGTTTCCCCCAGATGATGAAAAATATGATAATATAGATTCTAAGATTCTACTAAAAGAGGTGGCTACTTTTATTAATAGTGTAGGTTTTAGGATTGTTAATATTGATATTATGATAATGGCTCAGGTGCCAAAAATTCTTCCATACAAAGATGAGATGGTAGAAATTTTTAGTAATATTTTAAACTTGCAAAGACAATATATCAATATCAAAGCAACTACAATGGAGAAATTGGGTTTTGTAGGTAGAAGTGAGGGAGTTTGTGTAAGCTCTAGCGTATCTTTAAAACTCTTTTTATAA
- a CDS encoding response regulator, which translates to MKILIIENDTYLAQSIGNKLEDRGYECVISKDLQLKLDKNDVFDIILLSYDFCQGSCTNVIKRFQKSIIIVMIKYINDDTVTKMFKAGMHDYIIKPIIVDELIRKIEHYRHFDRLQKEVIFYKNYFEFIEGILNIPFPFTYNLPFIIRSSSQRSADIYAMRYARLKNIHFNFLSLKEVDWKSILNANNDMNEIIYLTGLEQIKKSERNELISKLHKQNVLFSFISQEEILFSNIADISTTTNCVDVGGEIMPVKDYEKMMIAKYEGLYSDIELAKELGISRKSLWEKRKRYGIVKQRKSVKQSQAQ; encoded by the coding sequence ATGAAAATACTTATTATAGAAAATGATACTTACCTAGCACAAAGTATTGGCAATAAGCTGGAAGATAGAGGTTATGAATGTGTTATTTCTAAAGATTTGCAGTTAAAATTAGATAAGAATGATGTATTTGATATTATTTTATTATCCTATGATTTTTGTCAGGGTAGCTGCACCAATGTAATTAAGAGATTTCAAAAAAGCATTATTATAGTAATGATTAAATATATAAATGATGATACTGTGACTAAAATGTTTAAAGCTGGAATGCATGATTATATTATAAAGCCTATAATTGTAGATGAACTAATTAGAAAAATAGAGCATTACAGGCATTTTGATAGACTTCAAAAGGAAGTTATTTTTTATAAAAATTATTTTGAATTTATTGAGGGAATATTAAATATACCATTTCCATTTACTTATAACTTGCCATTTATTATAAGAAGTAGTTCGCAAAGAAGTGCAGATATATACGCTATGAGATACGCAAGGTTGAAAAATATACATTTTAATTTTTTATCTCTAAAAGAAGTTGATTGGAAAAGCATTTTAAATGCAAATAATGATATGAATGAAATTATATATTTAACAGGGTTAGAACAGATTAAAAAAAGCGAAAGAAATGAGCTAATATCAAAACTCCATAAACAAAATGTATTGTTTTCATTTATCTCTCAAGAAGAGATTCTATTTAGTAATATCGCAGATATTTCTACAACTACAAATTGTGTAGATGTAGGTGGTGAAATAATGCCTGTAAAAGATTATGAAAAGATGATGATTGCAAAATACGAAGGATTGTATTCTGATATTGAGCTTGCAAAAGAGTTAGGAATTAGTCGCAAAAGTCTATGGGAAAAACGCAAAAGATATGGAATAGTAAAACAAAGAAAAAGCGTAAAACAAAGTCAAGCACAATAA
- a CDS encoding phosphatidylglycerophosphatase A, with translation MNKRELFLTLFNIGHIKKAPGTWGSLFGLIVGIPILYFSPSTLFALSALCSIVAIKEIDIYEKNTGIHDAKYIVIDELIGIWIAMSIAGFSIASIIFSFIFFRLYDIWKPSIIGKVDKYTKGGLGVVGDDALAGFFAGITALIFIILLRHIGLDIFV, from the coding sequence TTGAATAAAAGAGAATTATTTTTAACACTTTTTAATATAGGGCATATCAAAAAAGCTCCTGGCACATGGGGCAGTTTATTTGGGCTTATTGTTGGGATTCCGATATTATACTTTTCTCCATCTACTTTATTTGCTCTATCAGCTTTATGCAGTATTGTTGCGATTAAAGAAATTGATATTTATGAAAAAAATACTGGAATCCACGATGCAAAATATATTGTTATTGATGAGCTAATTGGAATCTGGATTGCTATGAGTATTGCTGGATTTAGTATTGCTTCAATTATATTTTCATTTATATTTTTTAGATTATATGATATATGGAAACCTTCTATTATAGGCAAGGTAGATAAATATACAAAAGGTGGATTGGGTGTTGTTGGTGATGATGCATTGGCAGGATTCTTTGCTGGTATCACTGCATTGATATTTATTATACTCTTAAGACATATTGGACTTGATATTTTTGTTTAG
- the lnt gene encoding apolipoprotein N-acyltransferase — translation MFNIRKFFTRDNKPKINIFNAENKIRYIIKNWLFIPFILAFIFSLPLYANFYTYLNEEYFPYINAILVLISLFTYLNINKRFAFSFGFFIGLFWFYWIGLSFRYTNSAYLVYVIPIIVGIIYAILIWLALFFNNIIFRAITLSLIGYVTIFGFDWFIPDAMLSFSIFKVDKISFIIIVATLSIISIKQIKLLRFLAIFLLFFAIDFDIKKIRIPNEKILLTQTNIQQKEKWAGNNLDKIVQYNISLIENAINDGYSIVVLPETAFPIILNTSIYENIVDELKELSTKITIIVGAQRYDGFGVYNTTYVFNNKHYQFADKIFLAPFGEYMPIPGFIADFFSKIFNIRYSTFDTQDKEPINIFAGNLIFRNAICYEATTKKAYKDNPKYMMLISNNIWFKPSNEPILQMMLIKYYSRLHKTIVFHSANGSKSGIITPNMNLDFRVNGI, via the coding sequence ATGTTTAATATAAGAAAATTTTTTACTAGAGATAATAAACCAAAAATAAATATTTTTAATGCAGAAAACAAAATAAGATATATAATTAAAAATTGGCTATTTATACCATTTATTCTTGCTTTTATTTTTAGCTTACCACTATATGCAAATTTTTATACATATCTAAATGAAGAATATTTTCCATATATTAATGCTATTCTTGTTTTAATATCGCTTTTTACTTATCTTAATATAAATAAAAGATTTGCTTTTAGTTTTGGTTTTTTTATTGGGCTATTTTGGTTTTATTGGATTGGACTTAGTTTTAGATATACAAATTCGGCATATTTAGTATATGTGATTCCTATAATAGTTGGGATTATATATGCGATATTAATTTGGCTTGCATTATTTTTCAATAATATTATATTTAGGGCAATCACACTAAGCCTGATTGGATATGTAACTATATTTGGTTTTGATTGGTTTATACCTGATGCAATGCTATCTTTTAGTATTTTTAAAGTAGATAAAATATCTTTTATCATTATCGTTGCAACACTATCAATAATAAGCATCAAACAAATAAAACTATTACGTTTTCTAGCCATATTTCTACTATTTTTTGCAATTGATTTTGATATTAAAAAAATTAGGATTCCAAATGAAAAAATCCTCCTAACTCAAACAAACATACAGCAAAAAGAAAAATGGGCAGGGAATAATTTAGATAAGATTGTTCAATACAATATTAGTCTAATTGAAAATGCAATAAATGATGGATATAGCATTGTTGTTTTGCCAGAGACCGCATTTCCTATAATATTAAATACAAGTATCTATGAAAATATTGTAGATGAATTAAAAGAATTAAGTACAAAAATAACAATCATTGTAGGCGCACAAAGATATGACGGATTTGGTGTATATAATACAACATATGTATTTAACAATAAACATTACCAATTTGCTGATAAAATATTTTTAGCTCCATTTGGTGAATACATGCCAATACCAGGATTTATAGCAGATTTCTTTTCAAAAATATTCAATATTCGTTATTCTACTTTTGATACACAAGATAAAGAACCAATAAATATATTTGCAGGAAATCTAATATTTAGAAATGCTATTTGTTATGAAGCAACAACAAAAAAAGCATACAAGGATAATCCAAAATATATGATGTTAATAAGCAACAATATATGGTTTAAACCAAGCAATGAGCCTATTCTTCAAATGATGTTAATAAAATATTATTCAAGATTACACAAAACTATCGTATTTCATTCTGCAAATGGTTCAAAAAGTGGGATTATTACCCCAAATATGAATCTTGATTTTAGAGTAAATGGCATTTAG